DNA from Amycolatopsis sp. DSM 110486:
CGAAGACCCCGACCGGCGTCGCGAAGGGCTGGGAGTTCGTGCAGCGCATCTTCACCCGCACCGAGGACCGCGACGAGGGCGTCTCGCTCGCCACCCGCGACGCGCAGCTCGACGCGATCACCTCGTGGGGCATCCCGGACCCGAGCCGCCTCGCGCGCCTCGCCGCCATCACGCAGCCGACGCTGGTCGCCAACGGGGACAACGACATCATGGTCCCCACGCCCAACTCGAAGGTCCTGGCGGACCACCTGCCCAACGCCCGCCTCGCGATCTACCCGGGCGCCGGCCACGGCTTCCTGTTCCACTACGCCACCGAGTTCGCCGGCGACGTCAACGCCTTCCTCGGCTGATCCTCCACAACAGACAATGGTCCGGCACCACCGTGCCGGACCATTGTCGTGCGTTCACACAAAAATCCACAAAGGACTCACTCGTGCACGGTCTCGACCACCCGCCGGCGCGCGGCTTCCAGGAACTCGTCCGACAGCGGATCCCCCGCCGTCCCCCGGGCCAGGTACAGCGCGCCCACCAAGGTCGCCAGCGTCGCCATGTGGTCCTCCCGCGTGGCGGACTCACCGTCGAACTCGGCGAGCACGTCGAGGAACGTCCGCACGCCATCGGCATACGACTTGCGCAGCGGGCTCCCCTGCTCGTCCCGCGCCGCCTCGCCACCGAGCGCCGTGGCGGGACAGCCTTCGCCAGGCGTATCCCGGGATTCCTGCGACATGTACGAAGCCGCCAGCTCCGCGCGACGCTCGCCCACCGACGCCTCGGGGATCTGCCGCAGCTGCGCCGCGAGCTGCTCGAACGCCTCCGCCGCCGCCTCCCCGGCCAGCGCCTCCTTCGAGGCGAACTGCCGGTAGAACCCGCCCTGCGTGAGGCCCACTTCGCCCATCAGCTCGGCCACACTGACGCCGCCGACGCCCCGCTCGCGGAACAGCCGCGCGGCTGCCGTGACGACCTCACTGCGGTGCCGATCGGCCTCGGCTCGTGACACGCGTCCCATGCGTCCTCCTCAAGGGAAACCTCTCCCCATGATATATGAGGACCGTCATCTTTTCCCCGTCGACGACCGTGACGCCCACGACAGCCCCGCCACGCCCCCCATGACACGTTGGGGGACTCAAGGGGTGGAACCACCGGAATCCGGACATTTCCCGAAAGCGGAAACCCCGCATTCGAAGGAAAGGCGGCGAGGATGAAAACTCGAATCGCTTCCTGGGCCACAGCCGGCGCACTCGTGTGCGGCGGCCTGGTGGCCACAGCCCTGCCCGCGGCGGCCGACCAGGTGCCCGGCAACCCGGACCGGTTCTACGCCTACTGTTCCATCGACGTGCTCGTTTTCCCCTTGGCCTGCACGGAAACCGACGCCAAGCACACGTCGCACGAGTGTTCCTACGTGCTCTACGGCGTGGACCTCACGATCGCCTGCGAAAGAATCTGACCACGGGCGCTCAAATCTGGCCGGCCCACGATTCCACGCGCTCGGTCCCGATGTCGGTGTCGTATCCGTGACCCGGGTGCACCACCGTTTCATCGGGCAGCACGAGCAATTTCCGGCGCACCGAATCATGCAGCGTCGATCGGCTCGACATCACGTCGCCGGTCATGCCCGGGCCGCCGGACAGGAGCGTGTCGCCGCTGAAGAGCAAGCCTTCGTCGGGCAGGTGCAAACACACCGAACCCGCCGTGTGACCCGGGGTGTGCAGCACAACCACCGGTGAGCCGGCGACGGTGAGCACCTGCCCATCGGCCAGCTCGGCGTCGGGGCGGCGGCCGGGGTTGACCGTGGCCCACAGCTTGGCGTCGCCGGGGTGCAGCA
Protein-coding regions in this window:
- a CDS encoding TetR/AcrR family transcriptional regulator; protein product: MGRVSRAEADRHRSEVVTAAARLFRERGVGGVSVAELMGEVGLTQGGFYRQFASKEALAGEAAAEAFEQLAAQLRQIPEASVGERRAELAASYMSQESRDTPGEGCPATALGGEAARDEQGSPLRKSYADGVRTFLDVLAEFDGESATREDHMATLATLVGALYLARGTAGDPLSDEFLEAARRRVVETVHE
- a CDS encoding MBL fold metallo-hydrolase, giving the protein MDVDLTVTAGNYRFDGVSFAVDTNIWLLGDEEEVLVVDAGFDSTAIAAAIDGRDVLGILCTHAHNDHADAALALADATGAPVLLHPGDAKLWATVNPGRRPDAELADGQVLTVAGSPVVVLHTPGHTAGSVCLHLPDEGLLFSGDTLLSGGPGMTGDVMSSRSTLHDSVRRKLLVLPDETVVHPGHGYDTDIGTERVESWAGQI